The proteins below come from a single Maylandia zebra isolate NMK-2024a linkage group LG23, Mzebra_GT3a, whole genome shotgun sequence genomic window:
- the ing5a gene encoding inhibitor of growth protein 5a: MATAIYLEHYLDSIENLPCELQRNFTLMRDLDNRTEEKKGEIDKLAEEYIANVKNLASEQRVEHLQKIQNAYSKCKEFSDDKVQLAMQTYEMVDKHIRRLDADLARFENELKEKLEVSYDSTEGRGLKKNDVRGLREKRGSRGRGRKGSDEDSPRKKKMKNSPDLSDALLPMQPSDVLDMPVDPNEPTYCLCHQVSYGEMIGCDNPDCPIEWFHFACVDLATKPKGKWFCPRCTQDRKKK; this comes from the exons ATGGCGACTGCAATATACTTGGAACATTACCTTGACA GTATTGAAAACTTGCCATGTGAGCTACAAAGGAACTTCACTTTGATGCGGGACCTGGACAACAGAACTGAAG AAAAGAAAGGAGAGATCGACAAACTGGCTGAGGAGTACATCGCAAATGTCAAGAATCTAGCTTCTGAGCAGAGAGTTGAACACCTGCAAAAGATCCAGAATGCCTACAGCAAGTGCAAAGAGTTCAGTGATGACAAAGTCCAGCTCGCAATGCAGACATATGAAATG GTGGACAAACATATCCGCAGGCTGGATGCAGATCTGGCACGGTTTGAGAATGAACTCAAGGAGAAACTAGAAGTGAGCTATGACAGTACAGAGGGCAGAGGTTTGAAAA AAAATGATGTGCGGGGGCTGAGAGAGAAGCGTGGATCCAGgggaagaggaaggaaaggttCAGATGAAGATTCtcccagaaagaaaaagatgaaaaacag CCCAGACTTGAGTGACGCTCTCCTGCCTATGCAGCCATCAGACGTGTTGGACATGCCGGTCGATCCAAATGAACCTACATACTGCCTGTGTCATCAGGTGTCATATGGAGAAATGATAGGATGTGATAACCCAGAT TGCCCCATTGAGTGGTTTCACTTTGCTTGTGTTGATCTCGCCACAAAACCCAAAGGAAAATG GTTTTGTCCGAGATGCACCCAGGACAGGAAGAAAAAATGA
- the plekhb2 gene encoding pleckstrin homology domain-containing family B member 2, which translates to MAMVKSGWLHRQSTILRRWKRNWFDLWADGRLVFYNDQQRRDMEDDIHMRVNCINIRNSAGCQELNPPEGKTRDALFQIVCRDGRVISLCADSADDALAWTMALQDARVNMVVTAPQIGFAQEVIASAPPPYSEYPPQTVYAPGPYGDYTAPPPQATQVVYSADGQPYTVAYPYQYQGGYVAPGVNHVIIRERQRDDGGDVALGMLAGAATGLALGSLFSVF; encoded by the exons ATGGCTATGGTAAAGAGTGGCTGGCTTCATCGACAAA GTACCATACTGCGTCGATGGAAAAGAAACTGGTTTGACTTATGGGCTGACGGACGACTTGTGTTCTACAACGATCAACAACGGCGCGACATGGAGGACGACATCCACATGAGGGTCAACTGCATTAACATCCGCAACTCCGCTGGATGTCAGG AGCTGAACCCACCGGAGGGAAAGACGCGTGATGCCTTGTTCCAGATAGTGTGCAGAGATGGACGGGTCATCAGCCTGTGTGCAGACAGTGCAGATGATGCTCT GGCATGGACAATGGCACTTCAAGATGCCAGAGTTAATATG GTGGTCACTGCTCCTCAGATCGGCTTTGCACAGGAGGTGATTGCATCTGCTCCTCCCCCCTACTCGGAATATCCTCCCCAAACG GTTTATGCCCCAGGCCCATATGGAGACTACACTGCACCGCCCCCACAGGCCACACAGGTCGTATACTCTGCTGATGGGCAGCCCTACACAGTTGCTTATCCTTATCAATACCAAG GTGGGTACGTTGCTCCTGGAGTGAACCATGTCATCATTCGGGAGCGACAGCGTGACGACGGAGGAGATGTGGCTTTGGGCATGCTCGCTGGAGCGGCAACCGGTTTAGCACTCGGCTCTCTCTTCTCTGTATTCTAG
- the LOC101481666 gene encoding vacuolar protein sorting-associated protein 4B, which produces MAGGNLQKAIDLASKAAEEDKAKNYEEALRCYQHAVQYFLHVVKYEAQGDRAKQSIRAKCADYLDRAEQLKQYLKKKENAPPAKPVKESGDKGNESDEGEDQEKKKFQNQLSGAIVMEKPNIKWDDVAGLEGAKEALKEAVILPIKFPHLFTGKRTPWRGILLFGPPGTGKSYLAKAVATEANNSTFFSISSSDLVSKWLGESEKLVKNLFSLAREHKPSIIFIDEIDSLCGSRSENESEAARRIKTEFLVQMQGVGNDNDGILVLGATNIPWSLDSAIRRRFEKRIYIPLPEEHARSSMFKLHLGSTPNNLTEADFVTLGKKTDGYSGADISIIVRDALMQPVRKVQTATHFKRVRGSTWNNPGVVVDDLLTPCSPGEPNSIEMTWMEVPGEKLLEPVVSMADMLRSQSNTKPTVNEQDLEKLKKFTEDFGQEG; this is translated from the exons ATGGCGGGCGGTAATTTACAG aAAGCCATAGATTTGGCCAGCAAGGCCGCAGAGGAAGACAAGGCCAAAAACTATGAAGAGGCCCTCAGATGTTATCAGCACGCAGTGCAATACTTCCTTCATGTTGTGAAGT ATGAGGCCCAAGGCGATCGGGCGAAGCAGAGCATCAGGGCAAAGTGTGCTGACTACCTGGACAGAGCTGAGCAACTGAAGCAATAtctgaagaagaaagagaacGCTCCTCCAGCCAAACCCGTCAAAGAGTCTGGTGACAAAGG GAATGAAAGTGATGAAGGTGAAgaccaagaaaaaaagaagttccAAAATCAACTGTCAG GTGCCATTGTTATGGAAAAGCCAAACATAAAGTGGGACGATGTAGCTGGACTCGAAGGAGCCAAAGAAGCCCTTAAAGAAGCTGTTATCCTGCCAATCAAATTCCCACATCTGTTTACAg GCAAGAGAACACCGTGGCGGGGGATCCTTTTGTTTGGGCCTCCAGGAACAGGAAAGTCCTACTTGGCCAAAGCCGTGGCCACAGAAGCTAACAATTCCACCTTCTTCTCAATCTCATCCTCCGATCTTGTGTCTAAGTGGCTAGGAGAAAGTGAAAA GTTGGTGAAGAACTTGTTCTCTTTAGCCAGAGAACACAAACCATcgatcattttcattgatgaGATCGACTCCCTCTGTGGCTCCAGGAGCGAGAATGAGAGTGAAGCAGCTCGCAGAATCAAGACGGAGTTCCTCGTTCAGATGCAGG GTGTTGGTAATGATAATGACGGAATCCTTGTCCTGGGTGCAACTAATATACCATGGTCGCTGGACTCAGCTATCAGGAGAAG GTTTGAAAAGCGAATCTACATTCCTCTGCCGGAGGAACATGCCCGCTCCTCCATGTTCAAACTGCATCTGGGCTCCACCCCCAATAACCTGACAGAGGCGGATTTCGTGACTCTGGGCAAAAAGACAGATGGCTACTCCGGAGCTGACATCAGTATAATTGTCAGGGACGCCCTGATGCAGCCAGTCAGGAAGGTTCAGACAGCCACGCACTTCAAAAGG GTTCGAGGGTCAACATGGAACAATCCTGGCGTTGTGGTCGATGACCTGCTGACTCCGTGCTCACCTGGAGAGCCCAACTCCATTGAAATGACATGGATGGAGGTCCCTGGAGAGAAACTTCTAGAGCCAGTTGTATCCATG GCTGACATGCTGAGGTCACAAAGCAACACCAAGCCTACGGTGAACGAGCAGGACTtggagaagctgaagaagttTACTGAAGATTTTGGTCAAGAAGGCTAA
- the ankrd29 gene encoding ankyrin repeat domain-containing protein 29 isoform X4 — MVASYSGHYDCVKELIMQGADINYQRETGSTALFFSSQQGHHEVVKLLFEFGASTEFQTKDGGTALTVASQYGHSKVVDILLKNGANVHDQLNDGATPLFLAAQEGHVTVIRQLLSSGAKVNQAREDGTAPLWMSAQMGHSEVVKVLLLRGADRDADRQDGSTALFKAALKGHNGVIEELLKFSPSLGLLKNGYTALHAAVMSGNLQSVLLLLGANADPTLLNKNSELPADLTKNDRILKVLRPKILNGHS; from the exons ATGGTGGCATCATACAGCGGCCATTATGACTGTGTTAAAGAGCTTATCATGCAAGGGGCTGATATCAACTACCAAAGAGAG aCAGGTTCTACCGCTTTGTTCTTCTCCTCCCAGCAAGGACACCATGAAGTTGTAAAGCTCCTCTTTGAATTCGGTGCCTCCACTGAATTCCAGACAAAG GATGGTGGCACAGCTCTCACTGTCGCATCTCAGTACGGTCACTCCAAAGTGGTGGACATCCTGCTGAAAAATGGAGCCAATGTTCACGACCAGCTGAAC GATGGTGCCACCCCTCTTTTCCTTGCTGCCCAAGAGGGTCATGTGACTGTGATTCGTCAGTTGCTGTCATCCGGTGCCAAGGTCAACCAAGCAAGGGAG GATGGCACTGCCCCCCTGTGGATGTCAGCCCAAATGGGTCACAGTGAGGTGGTGAAGGTGCTGCTCTTACGTGGTGCTGATCGGGATGCTGACAGACAA GATGGATCAACAGCGCTGTTCAAAGCAGCGCTGAAAGGCCACAATGGCGTCATTGAGGAACTCCTCAAATTTTCTCCATCACTTGGCCTTCTTAAG AATGGCTATACTGCCCTTCATGCTGCTGTTATGAGTGGAAATCTTCAATCTGTTCTGCTGCTACTTGGAGCAAATGCTGACCCAACGCTACTCAATAAG AATAGTGAACTCCCTGCAGATCTGACAAAGAATGATCGCATCCTTAAGGTTTTACGTCCAAAAATCCTGAATGGACACAGCTGA
- the ankrd29 gene encoding ankyrin repeat domain-containing protein 29 isoform X3 has protein sequence MDTACCGCSDAHFNHIPPVYGTTALMVASYSGHYDCVKELIMQGADINYQRETGSTALFFSSQQGHHEVVKLLFEFGASTEFQTKDGGTALTVASQYGHSKVVDILLKNGANVHDQLNDGATPLFLAAQEGHVTVIRQLLSSGAKVNQAREDGTAPLWMSAQMGHSEVVKVLLLRGADRDADRQDGSTALFKAALKGHNGVIEELLKFSPSLGLLKNGYTALHAAVMSGNLQSVLLLLGANADPTLLNKNSELPADLTKNDRILKVLRPKILNGHS, from the exons ATGGACACTGCATGCTGTGGCTGCTCAGATGCACACTTTAACCATATTCCACCTGTG TATGGAACAACAGCGCTGATGGTGGCATCATACAGCGGCCATTATGACTGTGTTAAAGAGCTTATCATGCAAGGGGCTGATATCAACTACCAAAGAGAG aCAGGTTCTACCGCTTTGTTCTTCTCCTCCCAGCAAGGACACCATGAAGTTGTAAAGCTCCTCTTTGAATTCGGTGCCTCCACTGAATTCCAGACAAAG GATGGTGGCACAGCTCTCACTGTCGCATCTCAGTACGGTCACTCCAAAGTGGTGGACATCCTGCTGAAAAATGGAGCCAATGTTCACGACCAGCTGAAC GATGGTGCCACCCCTCTTTTCCTTGCTGCCCAAGAGGGTCATGTGACTGTGATTCGTCAGTTGCTGTCATCCGGTGCCAAGGTCAACCAAGCAAGGGAG GATGGCACTGCCCCCCTGTGGATGTCAGCCCAAATGGGTCACAGTGAGGTGGTGAAGGTGCTGCTCTTACGTGGTGCTGATCGGGATGCTGACAGACAA GATGGATCAACAGCGCTGTTCAAAGCAGCGCTGAAAGGCCACAATGGCGTCATTGAGGAACTCCTCAAATTTTCTCCATCACTTGGCCTTCTTAAG AATGGCTATACTGCCCTTCATGCTGCTGTTATGAGTGGAAATCTTCAATCTGTTCTGCTGCTACTTGGAGCAAATGCTGACCCAACGCTACTCAATAAG AATAGTGAACTCCCTGCAGATCTGACAAAGAATGATCGCATCCTTAAGGTTTTACGTCCAAAAATCCTGAATGGACACAGCTGA
- the ankrd29 gene encoding ankyrin repeat domain-containing protein 29 isoform X1 gives MSFKKETPLANAVFWAARKGNLALLQLLLNSGRVDADCRDSYGTTALMVASYSGHYDCVKELIMQGADINYQRETGSTALFFSSQQGHHEVVKLLFEFGASTEFQTKDGGTALTVASQYGHSKVVDILLKNGANVHDQLNDGATPLFLAAQEGHVTVIRQLLSSGAKVNQAREDGTAPLWMSAQMGHSEVVKVLLLRGADRDADRQDGSTALFKAALKGHNGVIEELLKFSPSLGLLKNGYTALHAAVMSGNLQSVLLLLGANADPTLLNKNSELPADLTKNDRILKVLRPKILNGHS, from the exons ATGTCTTTCAAG AAGGAAACACCCCTGGCTAATGCTGTGTTTTGGGCAGCGAGGAAGGGGAACTTGGCTCTGCTTCAACTGCTACTCAACAGCGGGCGAGTGGACGCAGACTGCAGAGACAGT TATGGAACAACAGCGCTGATGGTGGCATCATACAGCGGCCATTATGACTGTGTTAAAGAGCTTATCATGCAAGGGGCTGATATCAACTACCAAAGAGAG aCAGGTTCTACCGCTTTGTTCTTCTCCTCCCAGCAAGGACACCATGAAGTTGTAAAGCTCCTCTTTGAATTCGGTGCCTCCACTGAATTCCAGACAAAG GATGGTGGCACAGCTCTCACTGTCGCATCTCAGTACGGTCACTCCAAAGTGGTGGACATCCTGCTGAAAAATGGAGCCAATGTTCACGACCAGCTGAAC GATGGTGCCACCCCTCTTTTCCTTGCTGCCCAAGAGGGTCATGTGACTGTGATTCGTCAGTTGCTGTCATCCGGTGCCAAGGTCAACCAAGCAAGGGAG GATGGCACTGCCCCCCTGTGGATGTCAGCCCAAATGGGTCACAGTGAGGTGGTGAAGGTGCTGCTCTTACGTGGTGCTGATCGGGATGCTGACAGACAA GATGGATCAACAGCGCTGTTCAAAGCAGCGCTGAAAGGCCACAATGGCGTCATTGAGGAACTCCTCAAATTTTCTCCATCACTTGGCCTTCTTAAG AATGGCTATACTGCCCTTCATGCTGCTGTTATGAGTGGAAATCTTCAATCTGTTCTGCTGCTACTTGGAGCAAATGCTGACCCAACGCTACTCAATAAG AATAGTGAACTCCCTGCAGATCTGACAAAGAATGATCGCATCCTTAAGGTTTTACGTCCAAAAATCCTGAATGGACACAGCTGA
- the ankrd29 gene encoding ankyrin repeat domain-containing protein 29 isoform X2, with protein MDTACCGCSDAHFNHIPPVVGTQKASSLTCGVHVVHYGTTALMVASYSGHYDCVKELIMQGADINYQRETGSTALFFSSQQGHHEVVKLLFEFGASTEFQTKDGGTALTVASQYGHSKVVDILLKNGANVHDQLNDGATPLFLAAQEGHVTVIRQLLSSGAKVNQAREDGTAPLWMSAQMGHSEVVKVLLLRGADRDADRQDGSTALFKAALKGHNGVIEELLKFSPSLGLLKNGYTALHAAVMSGNLQSVLLLLGANADPTLLNKNSELPADLTKNDRILKVLRPKILNGHS; from the exons ATGGACACTGCATGCTGTGGCTGCTCAGATGCACACTTTAACCATATTCCACCTGTGGTAGGGACACAGAAAGCTTCAAGCCTTACCTGTGGGGTTCATGTAGTGCAT TATGGAACAACAGCGCTGATGGTGGCATCATACAGCGGCCATTATGACTGTGTTAAAGAGCTTATCATGCAAGGGGCTGATATCAACTACCAAAGAGAG aCAGGTTCTACCGCTTTGTTCTTCTCCTCCCAGCAAGGACACCATGAAGTTGTAAAGCTCCTCTTTGAATTCGGTGCCTCCACTGAATTCCAGACAAAG GATGGTGGCACAGCTCTCACTGTCGCATCTCAGTACGGTCACTCCAAAGTGGTGGACATCCTGCTGAAAAATGGAGCCAATGTTCACGACCAGCTGAAC GATGGTGCCACCCCTCTTTTCCTTGCTGCCCAAGAGGGTCATGTGACTGTGATTCGTCAGTTGCTGTCATCCGGTGCCAAGGTCAACCAAGCAAGGGAG GATGGCACTGCCCCCCTGTGGATGTCAGCCCAAATGGGTCACAGTGAGGTGGTGAAGGTGCTGCTCTTACGTGGTGCTGATCGGGATGCTGACAGACAA GATGGATCAACAGCGCTGTTCAAAGCAGCGCTGAAAGGCCACAATGGCGTCATTGAGGAACTCCTCAAATTTTCTCCATCACTTGGCCTTCTTAAG AATGGCTATACTGCCCTTCATGCTGCTGTTATGAGTGGAAATCTTCAATCTGTTCTGCTGCTACTTGGAGCAAATGCTGACCCAACGCTACTCAATAAG AATAGTGAACTCCCTGCAGATCTGACAAAGAATGATCGCATCCTTAAGGTTTTACGTCCAAAAATCCTGAATGGACACAGCTGA
- the cts12 gene encoding digestive cysteine proteinase 2, protein MGPKQTHMHEVQQASFLLKAALLSVLLSGLQHVLADSDEEAPTEWEIWKSRYGISYDESDDMERRAIWEENKQLIEDNNRRFLMGMKSFSMAMNRYGDLTQQEYRVLQGAKMNAQFVKRGKEVSARRLRNNARHLDGYAVDYRNMGFVTEVKDQGFCGSCWAFSTTGAIEAQLYKKTGQLISLSEQNLVDCSKSFGTYGCSGAWMANAYDYVVSNGLESSNTYPYTSVDTQPCFYDSRLAVAHIRDYRFIPRGDEQAMADALATIGPITVAIDADHASFLFYSSGIYDEPNCNPNNLNHAVLLVGYGSQEGQDYWIIKNSWGTGWGEGGFMRIVRNGQNACGLASYALYPIL, encoded by the exons ATGGGACCaaaacagactcacatgcatGAAG TCCAGCAGGCCAGCTttctgctgaaagctgctcTGCTGTCCGTCCTGCTGAGTGGCCTGCAGCACGTGCTGGCAGACTCAGATGAGGAGGCCCCGACTGAGTGGGAGATCTGGAAAAGCAGATATGGCATAAGCTATGATGAATCA GATGACATGGAAAGGAGAGCCATCTGGGAGGAGAATAAGCAGTTGATTGAAGACAACAACCGAAGGTTTCTCATGGGGATGAAGTCATTCAGTATGGCTATGAATAGATATGGAGACCTA ACACAACAAGAATACCGGGTTTTGCAAGGTGCCAAGATGAATGCTCAGTTTGTAAAGAGAGGGAAAGAAGTCTCAGCTCGAAGACTGCGTAACAATGCAAGGCATTTAGATGGCTATGCTGTTGACTACAGAAACATGGGTTTTGTGACTGAGGTTAAAGATCAG GGCTTTTGTGGGTCATGCTGGGCCTTCAGCACTACGGGAGCTATAGAGGCACAGCTGTACAAAAAGACAGGTCAGCTGATATCCTTGAGCGAACAAAACTTAGTGGATTGTTCTAAATCCTTTGGTACCTATGGGTGCAGTGGTGCCTGGATGGCCAATGCTTATGACTATGTGGTCAGCAACGGGCTGGAGTCTTCAAACACCTACCCATACACCTCAGTG GACACTCAGCCCTGTTTCTACGACAGCAGGCTTGCAGTTGCTCACATCAGGGACTACAGGTTCATTCCCAGGGGAGATGAGCAAGCTATGGCTGATGCTCTGGCAACTATTGGACCAATAACAGTTGCTATTGATGCAGATCATGCAAGCTTCCTGTTCTACAGCTCAG GAATATATGACGAGCCCAACTGCAACCCCAATAATCTGAATCATGCAGTGCTGCTGGTCGGCTATGGCTCACAAGAAGGCCAAGACTACTGGATCATCAAGAACAG TTGGGGAACTGGCTGGGGTGAAGGCGGCTTTATGCGAATCGTCCGGAATGGCCAAAACGCTTGTGGCCTCGCCAGCTACGCCTTGTACCCTATTCTATGA